The Synergistota bacterium genomic sequence TTGCAGTAGAATGTATAAAGATGGAGCTTGGTGAACCAGATGAAAGCGGAAGAAGAAGCCCTCGCCCCATCCCTGGATCGGAGTTTATACTTGAGACGGACACAGTAGTAGTTGCTATAGGAACTGGACCCAATCCTGTTTTACTCCAAGCCTTTCCAGAGCTCAAACTAAATAAGTGGGGATACATTGAAGCCGACCCTGAAACAGGAGCTACATCTGTACCCGGAGTTTATGCCGGAGGAGATATAGTAACTGGAGCTGCAACAGTAATATCTGCAATGGGAGCAGGAAAACGAGCAGCAAAAGCTATTGATCAATATCTTCAGAAAAAATTAAAAGGGGGTTCCCCTTAAAAGGGAACCCCCTTTTAATTTTTAGCTTAACGCTTAGAGCTCTGGTAAAGCCTCCTTGCCTTCATCCTTCCATACTTCTTTCTTTCCTTCATTCTCGAATCTCTTGTAAGAAAATCCTTTTCTTTCAATATTGACTTAAGATTTGGATCATATTGAAGAAGGGCGCGAGCTATGCCTAACCTTATAGCTCCCGCTTGTCCAGACAAGCCTCCCCCACTAACATTTACATAAATATCAAACTCCCTTTCTTTTCCCAAGCTCTTAAGAGGCTCAAGAGCGTATATCTTCCACGCTTCTCTTGGAAAATACTCATCTAGACTGCGATCATTTACAAGAACGTTACCCGTACCTGGCTTAACCCAAACCCGAGCAATCGCCGTCTTTCTCCTGCCGGTCCCATAATAAATCCATCTGTTTTCCAAATCCTATCTACCTCCCTTAAAACTCCAATTCTAAAGGTTGGGGCTTTTGAGCCTGATGAGGATGTTCAGAACCCCTGTAAACCCTAAGTTTCTTAAACATTTTCCTACCCAACT encodes the following:
- the rpsI gene encoding 30S ribosomal protein S9 translates to MENRWIYYGTGRRKTAIARVWVKPGTGNVLVNDRSLDEYFPREAWKIYALEPLKSLGKEREFDIYVNVSGGGLSGQAGAIRLGIARALLQYDPNLKSILKEKDFLTRDSRMKERKKYGRMKARRLYQSSKR